In the Gemmatimonadota bacterium genome, one interval contains:
- a CDS encoding DNA recombination protein RmuC, with product MASSAWGPLVIATVVGLVVGGMIAWLAARARAVGELTRLAATLEAERARHAAALATEQRHAQEREALVRQSELQLKEAFRALSADALRENAESFLQVARGTLDEVRTASSLDLEGRQRAIGDMLSPLREALDRVDGNLRQVEVARAGAYESLLTQVASLADVHRELSGRTRTLVDALKSPVVRGRWGEVQLRRVCEMAQMVEHVDFVEQESVGGPAGVLRPDVQVRLPGAKIVIVDAKAPLQAYLDALEAPDDAAREALLRQHARQVRDHITRLSAKGYWEQFPQAPEFVVMFLPGETFFSTALQYDPTLIEYGVERRVIPASPTTLIALLRAVSYGWQQEQVSRGAETVRALGRELYDRLRSFSTHLDEMRRGLEKAVDAYNRSVGSLEQSVLPQARRFRELGVASAVDLPTLEGIDRALASRATGTRAGSGMVRGTTCRTSRGTTRRSGSRAMRRATRRRLIASPRYSRRRPAPNARRRVAPGGA from the coding sequence ATGGCGTCGAGTGCTTGGGGGCCGCTGGTGATCGCCACCGTCGTTGGGCTGGTGGTGGGAGGGATGATCGCCTGGTTGGCGGCGCGCGCGCGCGCGGTGGGCGAGCTGACCCGCCTCGCCGCGACGCTGGAGGCCGAGCGTGCGCGCCATGCAGCGGCGCTCGCCACAGAGCAGCGGCACGCGCAGGAGCGTGAGGCACTCGTGCGCCAGTCGGAGCTGCAACTCAAGGAGGCCTTCCGCGCGCTGTCGGCGGATGCGTTGCGCGAAAATGCGGAGTCTTTCCTGCAGGTCGCGCGCGGGACGCTCGACGAGGTGCGCACCGCCTCGTCGCTCGATCTCGAGGGGCGGCAGCGGGCCATCGGCGACATGCTCTCGCCGCTCCGCGAGGCGCTCGATCGTGTGGACGGCAACCTGCGACAGGTGGAGGTGGCGCGCGCCGGGGCGTACGAATCGCTGCTGACGCAGGTGGCCTCGCTGGCCGACGTGCATCGCGAGTTGAGCGGGCGGACGCGTACGCTCGTCGACGCCCTTAAGTCGCCGGTGGTCCGCGGGCGCTGGGGCGAGGTGCAACTGCGACGGGTGTGCGAGATGGCGCAGATGGTGGAGCACGTCGACTTCGTGGAGCAGGAGAGTGTGGGCGGGCCGGCGGGAGTGCTGCGCCCCGACGTGCAGGTGCGGCTGCCGGGCGCCAAGATCGTGATCGTCGATGCCAAGGCGCCGCTGCAGGCGTACCTGGACGCGCTCGAGGCGCCGGACGACGCGGCGCGCGAGGCACTCCTGCGGCAGCATGCCCGTCAGGTGCGCGACCACATCACGCGCCTCTCGGCCAAGGGGTACTGGGAGCAGTTTCCGCAGGCGCCCGAGTTCGTGGTGATGTTCCTGCCGGGCGAGACCTTCTTCAGCACGGCGCTGCAGTACGATCCCACACTCATCGAGTATGGCGTCGAGCGCCGCGTGATCCCGGCGAGTCCCACCACCCTCATCGCGCTGCTGCGCGCCGTGAGCTACGGCTGGCAGCAGGAGCAGGTCTCGCGGGGGGCGGAGACGGTGCGCGCGCTGGGGCGGGAGCTGTACGACCGGCTACGCAGCTTCTCCACGCATCTCGACGAGATGCGCCGTGGGCTGGAGAAGGCGGTGGATGCCTACAACCGGAGTGTCGGCTCGCTCGAGCAGAGCGTGCTGCCACAGGCGCGGCGCTTTCGCGAACTCGGTGTGGCGTCGGCGGTCGACCTTCCGACGCTCGAGGGGATCGATCGCGCCCTCGCGTCCCGCGCGACGGGGACGCGGGCCGGGAGCGGGATGGTGCGCGGGACCACGTGCCGGACATCGCGCGGGACCACGCGACGGTCGGGGAGCCGCGCGATGCGGCGGGCGACACGCCGGCGGCTCATCGCGAGCCCCCGGTATTCCCGTCGCCGCCCGGCGCCTAACGCACGCCGGCGCGTGGCGCCCGGCGGTGCCTAA
- a CDS encoding aminopeptidase P family protein — translation MLSRRTFLTTSSLALAGTACAAGGRDAAAAQEDDHAAGAGGDAALPPAIAALTSMKGEAKPISVEERRARLEKARRLMTEQKIDALMLTGGTSMVYFTGMNWGNSERLTAVIIPVKGTPFVVTPKFEEERTIEQVKLGPLGSGTNVMTWEEDESPSVLVADGLRSRGIAAGALGVEETVKFVFSDNVAQAAPQLRVTSGTPISAGCRMIKDAHELDLMKLASRVTLKAYEAAWKSLKEGMTQGDFARLVSQAHEKLGFSGGAGVQVGEFSALPHGSITPQVVKEGSILLIDGGCKVEGYSSDISRTFVLGKPTDKMKKVFEIEHAAQTAALKAARPGVPCGDIDAAARKVIEDGGYGPGYKYFTHRVGHGLGMDGHEWPYLVKGNTLPLAPGMTFSDEPGIYIPGEFGVRLEDDWVVTETGGEMFTPQSPSLEDPFGGAAS, via the coding sequence ATGCTCTCGCGCCGCACCTTCCTCACCACTTCGTCGCTGGCGCTGGCCGGCACCGCGTGCGCGGCGGGCGGGCGTGACGCCGCCGCCGCCCAGGAAGACGACCATGCGGCGGGAGCGGGAGGCGATGCCGCGCTCCCGCCGGCGATCGCCGCCCTCACCTCGATGAAGGGGGAGGCCAAGCCGATCAGCGTGGAGGAGCGCCGCGCCCGGCTCGAAAAGGCGCGCCGCCTCATGACGGAGCAGAAGATCGACGCTCTCATGCTGACCGGCGGGACGTCGATGGTCTACTTCACCGGGATGAACTGGGGGAACAGCGAGCGCCTGACGGCGGTGATCATCCCCGTGAAGGGGACGCCGTTCGTGGTGACGCCCAAGTTCGAGGAGGAGCGCACGATCGAGCAGGTCAAGCTCGGCCCGTTAGGCAGCGGGACCAACGTCATGACCTGGGAAGAAGACGAGTCGCCGTCCGTGCTGGTGGCCGACGGGTTGCGCAGCCGCGGCATCGCCGCCGGGGCGCTGGGGGTCGAGGAGACGGTGAAGTTCGTCTTCAGCGACAACGTGGCGCAGGCCGCGCCGCAGCTGCGTGTGACGAGCGGGACGCCGATCTCGGCGGGCTGCCGCATGATCAAGGACGCGCACGAGCTCGACCTCATGAAGCTGGCGTCGCGCGTGACGCTCAAGGCGTACGAGGCGGCGTGGAAGTCGCTCAAGGAAGGGATGACGCAGGGCGACTTTGCCCGTCTCGTCTCGCAGGCGCACGAGAAGCTCGGCTTCTCCGGCGGCGCTGGCGTGCAGGTAGGCGAGTTCTCGGCGCTCCCGCACGGGTCCATCACGCCGCAGGTGGTGAAGGAGGGCTCGATCCTCCTCATCGACGGCGGCTGCAAGGTCGAGGGGTATTCGTCGGACATCTCGCGCACCTTTGTGCTGGGGAAGCCGACCGACAAGATGAAGAAGGTCTTCGAGATCGAGCACGCGGCGCAGACCGCGGCGCTCAAGGCGGCACGTCCCGGCGTCCCGTGCGGCGACATCGACGCGGCGGCGCGCAAGGTGATCGAGGACGGCGGCTATGGCCCGGGCTACAAGTACTTCACGCATCGCGTGGGGCACGGCCTGGGAATGGACGGGCACGAGTGGCCGTATCTCGTGAAGGGGAACACGCTCCCGCTCGCGCCGGGGATGACGTTTAGCGACGAGCCCGGGATCTACATCCCCGGCGAGTTCGGCGTGCGGCTCGAGGATGACTGGGTCGTGACCGAGACGGGGGGCGAGATGTTCACGCCGCAATCGCCGTCGCTCGAGGATCCGTTCGGGGGAGCGGCGAGCTGA
- a CDS encoding dipeptidase, translating to MTDRSTGTANVLLGGAPRVSDTRRRIATTTPRHLAAAVLTLAALGCASAQTPAPATADDLVARARGIHERVITLDTHVDINPGNFRVGQPNYKDRLNTQVNVAKMEEGGLDAAFLIVYVGQNPSFTSEAYARAYNQAIEKFDAIHRLVDSIAPDRVALARTADDVRRISAQGKKAILIGVENGYPIGDDITRVKTFYDRGARYLSMAHNGHSQLSDSNTGERDGKWQWNGVSPLGEQVIGELNRWGIMVDISHPSKQSMMRTLQLSKAPIIASHSGVRAICNHSRNLDDEQLKALAKNGGVAQLVAFDAYVKERAPDSPARTQAIAALRAEFGLTGGGLGAGAIQQLPADKRSDFQRRLAELNRQFPPPPRATVADFVNHIDYAVKLIGIDHVGISSDFDGGGGVEGWSDATETFNVTLELVRRGYTEAQIGKLWSGNLLRVLTDVQRVARELQQTSAVGATR from the coding sequence ATGACAGACCGGTCGACCGGAACGGCGAACGTGTTGTTGGGGGGGGCCCCCCGCGTCTCCGACACGCGACGCCGCATCGCCACCACCACGCCGCGCCACCTCGCGGCGGCGGTCCTCACGCTCGCCGCGTTAGGCTGCGCCTCGGCGCAGACCCCGGCGCCGGCCACGGCAGATGACCTCGTGGCCAGGGCGCGCGGCATCCACGAGCGCGTCATCACCCTCGACACGCACGTCGACATCAACCCGGGCAACTTCCGGGTAGGGCAGCCGAACTACAAGGATCGCCTCAACACGCAGGTGAACGTCGCCAAGATGGAAGAGGGCGGGCTCGACGCCGCCTTCCTCATCGTCTATGTGGGACAAAATCCGTCGTTCACCTCGGAGGCGTACGCCCGCGCCTACAACCAGGCGATCGAGAAATTCGACGCCATCCACCGACTCGTCGACTCCATCGCGCCCGATCGCGTGGCGCTCGCCCGCACCGCCGACGACGTGCGGCGCATCTCGGCGCAGGGGAAGAAGGCGATCCTCATCGGGGTCGAGAACGGCTACCCCATCGGTGATGACATCACCCGCGTGAAGACGTTCTACGACCGGGGGGCGCGCTACCTGTCGATGGCGCACAACGGGCACTCGCAGCTCTCCGACTCCAACACGGGTGAGCGCGACGGCAAGTGGCAGTGGAACGGGGTCTCGCCGCTGGGCGAGCAGGTGATCGGCGAGCTGAACCGGTGGGGGATCATGGTCGACATCTCGCACCCGTCCAAGCAGTCGATGATGCGCACGTTGCAGCTGAGCAAGGCGCCGATCATCGCGTCGCACTCGGGCGTGCGGGCCATCTGCAACCACAGCCGCAACCTCGACGACGAGCAGCTCAAGGCGCTGGCGAAGAACGGCGGCGTCGCCCAGTTGGTGGCCTTCGACGCCTACGTGAAGGAGCGTGCCCCCGACTCCCCGGCGCGCACCCAGGCGATCGCGGCGCTGCGCGCCGAATTCGGCCTAACGGGGGGCGGCCTTGGCGCCGGCGCGATCCAGCAGCTGCCGGCCGACAAACGCAGCGATTTCCAGCGCCGACTGGCGGAGCTCAACCGGCAGTTCCCCCCGCCCCCGCGGGCCACCGTCGCCGACTTCGTGAACCACATCGACTACGCGGTGAAGCTCATCGGCATCGACCACGTCGGCATCAGCTCGGACTTTGACGGCGGCGGCGGCGTGGAGGGATGGAGCGACGCCACCGAGACCTTCAACGTCACGCTCGAACTCGTGCGGCGCGGTTACACCGAGGCGCAGATCGGGAAGCTCTGGAGCGGCAACCTGCTGCGCGTCCTGACCGACGTGCAGCGTGTTGCCCGGGAACTGCAGCAGACGAGTGCCGTCGGGGCGACGCGTTAG
- the ccoS gene encoding cbb3-type cytochrome oxidase assembly protein CcoS: MSILYLVLPLALVIVLAAVLAFSWAARRGQFDDLETPALRMLHDDDPATGTRPRPAAPHDAPLP; encoded by the coding sequence GTGAGCATCCTGTATCTCGTCCTCCCCCTCGCCCTCGTCATCGTCCTCGCGGCGGTGCTGGCCTTCTCGTGGGCCGCTCGGCGCGGGCAGTTCGACGACCTGGAGACACCGGCGCTCCGCATGCTGCACGACGACGATCCCGCCACGGGGACCCGGCCGCGCCCCGCGGCCCCGCACGACGCTCCGCTCCCCTGA
- the cadA gene encoding cadmium-translocating P-type ATPase has translation MATSSNSSTTPGANAAGFALGRSEARRETACTHCGLPVPDGFLEDGATAQFCCAGCRTAFSILSEHGLDQYYGFAERRTSPVRATGRTYEEFDHEAFQSLYVTTTPDGLSRVELFLEGVHCASCVWLVERVPLLLPGVVRAELNVGRSLAAIEWDAAAVRLSQVARSLESLGYAPHPYLGVRRDEVRRKEDRSAIMRIGVAGAIAINVMLAALAMYSGWLANGIESQYERFFRYISLGLTIPAVLFPGRVFFAGAWAALRTRALHLDLPIAIALGAGVIRGTINTVTDTGPVYFDGVTVLIFLLLVGRYLQQRGQRAATDASELLYSLTPQGARVVDEGGAVRELPAAALLPGMLLDVRAGDTIAADGTVAEGRSSVNLSLLTGESRPVSVEAGSTVYAGTLNVAGPLRVRIERAGEESRVAKLLRQVEESTRRRAPVVVLANRMAGWFVAIVLVLAVVTWAVGAPTDPSAALDNAIALLVVTCPCALAMATPLAVTVATGRAARRGLFIKGGDAIEALSRPGIILLDKTGTITEARVSLVHWEGPEWVKPLVLALEQESTHPLADGFRRAFSDLAEVPLVESSSHVTGGGITGRVSGHDVFVGSPAFVSRHATPMPSGRSTVDDSLTPVWIAVDGAVVAHAYLGDPVRPDAKASISALRQAGWSVRILSGDATPVVRAVGRSLGLAPDECQGEATPEEKLRVVESLKVDHRVVMVGDGVNDAAAIAAATVGIGVHGGAEASLATADIFLTKPGLAPLVELMQGAGNTMRVIRRNITFSLLYNVVGASLAIVGLINPVIAAVMMPLSSLTVVLGSWYGHTFERTASNRPTSPRTVTA, from the coding sequence ATGGCCACTAGCAGCAACTCGAGCACGACCCCGGGCGCGAACGCCGCCGGCTTCGCGCTCGGCCGCAGCGAGGCGCGTCGCGAGACCGCGTGCACGCACTGTGGCCTCCCCGTCCCCGACGGCTTCCTCGAGGATGGGGCGACGGCGCAATTCTGCTGTGCGGGGTGCCGTACCGCCTTCTCGATCCTGAGCGAGCACGGGCTCGACCAGTACTACGGTTTCGCCGAGCGCCGCACGTCGCCGGTGCGCGCAACGGGGCGCACGTACGAGGAGTTCGACCACGAGGCGTTCCAGTCGTTGTATGTCACGACGACGCCGGACGGGCTGTCGCGCGTCGAGCTCTTCCTCGAGGGAGTGCACTGCGCGTCGTGCGTCTGGCTCGTGGAACGCGTCCCGTTGCTCCTGCCGGGCGTGGTGCGCGCCGAGTTGAACGTCGGGCGCTCGCTGGCAGCGATCGAATGGGACGCCGCCGCGGTGCGCCTGTCGCAGGTCGCCCGTTCGCTGGAGTCGCTGGGCTACGCGCCGCATCCCTACCTCGGGGTGCGACGCGACGAGGTGCGGCGCAAGGAAGACCGCTCGGCCATCATGCGCATCGGCGTCGCCGGAGCCATCGCCATCAACGTGATGCTGGCCGCGCTGGCGATGTACTCGGGGTGGCTGGCCAACGGGATCGAGTCGCAGTACGAGCGCTTCTTCCGCTACATCTCGCTGGGGTTGACGATTCCGGCGGTGCTCTTCCCCGGACGCGTCTTCTTTGCCGGGGCGTGGGCCGCGCTGCGCACGCGCGCGTTGCACCTGGACCTGCCCATCGCCATCGCGTTGGGCGCCGGCGTGATTCGCGGGACGATCAACACCGTCACCGACACGGGGCCCGTCTACTTCGACGGCGTCACCGTCCTCATCTTCCTCCTCCTCGTCGGGCGGTACCTGCAGCAGCGCGGCCAGCGCGCCGCGACCGATGCGTCGGAGTTGCTGTACTCCCTCACCCCGCAAGGCGCTCGCGTGGTCGACGAGGGCGGCGCGGTGCGCGAACTCCCCGCCGCCGCCCTCCTCCCCGGGATGCTGCTCGACGTGCGCGCCGGCGACACCATTGCGGCTGACGGCACCGTCGCCGAGGGACGCTCGTCGGTGAACCTGTCGCTCCTCACCGGCGAGTCGCGCCCGGTCTCGGTGGAGGCCGGGAGCACGGTCTACGCCGGGACGCTCAACGTCGCCGGACCGTTGCGCGTGCGCATCGAGCGCGCAGGCGAGGAGAGCCGGGTGGCCAAGCTGCTGCGCCAGGTCGAGGAGAGCACACGGCGCCGCGCGCCGGTCGTCGTGCTCGCCAACCGCATGGCGGGTTGGTTTGTCGCGATCGTCCTCGTCCTCGCCGTCGTGACGTGGGCCGTCGGCGCCCCGACCGATCCGTCGGCCGCGCTCGACAACGCCATCGCCCTCCTCGTCGTGACCTGTCCCTGCGCGCTGGCGATGGCCACGCCGCTGGCCGTCACGGTCGCCACGGGACGCGCCGCGCGCCGCGGACTCTTCATCAAGGGGGGCGACGCAATCGAGGCGCTCTCCCGCCCAGGGATCATCCTGCTCGACAAGACCGGGACGATCACCGAGGCGCGCGTCTCGCTCGTGCACTGGGAAGGGCCCGAGTGGGTCAAGCCGCTCGTCCTCGCCCTCGAGCAGGAGTCGACACATCCGCTCGCCGATGGCTTTCGCCGCGCCTTCTCCGACCTGGCCGAGGTTCCGCTCGTGGAGTCGTCGTCGCACGTGACCGGGGGGGGCATCACGGGGCGCGTGAGCGGGCACGACGTCTTCGTCGGGTCGCCCGCCTTCGTCTCACGACACGCCACGCCGATGCCGTCCGGCCGGTCGACCGTCGACGACTCGCTCACTCCCGTCTGGATAGCCGTCGATGGCGCGGTGGTCGCGCACGCCTACCTCGGCGACCCCGTCCGCCCCGACGCCAAGGCGAGTATCTCTGCGCTGCGCCAAGCGGGGTGGTCGGTGCGCATCCTCTCGGGCGACGCGACACCGGTGGTGCGCGCCGTGGGCCGATCGCTCGGCCTCGCGCCTGACGAGTGCCAGGGCGAAGCGACGCCGGAGGAGAAGCTGCGCGTGGTCGAGTCGCTCAAGGTCGACCATCGCGTGGTGATGGTGGGCGACGGGGTGAACGATGCCGCGGCCATCGCGGCCGCCACCGTCGGGATCGGCGTGCACGGCGGGGCCGAGGCATCGCTGGCGACCGCCGACATCTTCCTCACCAAGCCGGGGCTCGCCCCGCTGGTCGAGTTGATGCAGGGCGCCGGCAATACGATGCGTGTCATCCGGCGCAACATTACCTTCTCGCTGCTGTACAACGTCGTGGGGGCGTCGCTGGCGATCGTTGGCCTGATCAATCCGGTGATTGCCGCGGTCATGATGCCGCTCAGCTCCCTGACCGTCGTCCTGGGATCGTGGTACGGCCACACGTTCGAGCGCACGGCGTCCAACCGCCCCACATCCCCCCGCACCGTGACCGCGTGA
- a CDS encoding sulfite exporter TauE/SafE family protein, which yields MSAVLALGVLTASLLGSMHCAGMCGGFVCFYATGADGRAGGTGSHVAYNVGRLVSYLVLGLLAGVLGQGLDRVGGLVGLSRGAAVVSGTLMIGWGLSTILASRGIRLPRLEGLPVGRNPLGGLLARVRGQRPEVRAAATGLLTTLLPCGWLYAFVFTAAGTGRIDTALGTMAIFWVGTLPMMLSVGYGAQRLTGAFRSRLPMVTAAAVVVMGVLSITGRMRLDPEALSARARQLHVTSGSPSAAHGH from the coding sequence ATGTCTGCGGTGCTCGCCCTCGGCGTCCTCACCGCCTCCCTGCTCGGGAGCATGCACTGCGCGGGGATGTGCGGTGGTTTCGTCTGCTTCTATGCAACGGGGGCCGACGGGCGCGCGGGCGGGACGGGATCGCACGTCGCGTACAACGTCGGGCGCCTCGTCTCGTACCTGGTGCTCGGGCTGCTGGCCGGTGTCCTCGGGCAAGGGCTCGACCGGGTCGGCGGGTTGGTCGGGCTGTCGCGCGGCGCCGCCGTGGTCTCGGGGACGCTGATGATCGGTTGGGGGCTGTCGACGATCCTCGCGTCGCGGGGGATCCGCCTTCCGCGACTCGAGGGGCTCCCGGTCGGACGCAACCCGTTAGGCGGGCTGCTCGCGCGCGTGCGCGGCCAGCGGCCCGAGGTGCGCGCCGCGGCCACGGGACTGCTCACCACGCTCCTTCCCTGCGGCTGGCTCTACGCCTTCGTCTTCACGGCCGCGGGGACGGGTCGCATCGACACCGCCCTCGGGACGATGGCGATCTTCTGGGTGGGGACGCTCCCCATGATGTTGAGCGTGGGTTACGGCGCGCAGCGCCTCACGGGCGCCTTCCGCAGCCGGCTCCCGATGGTCACCGCGGCCGCAGTCGTCGTGATGGGGGTGCTGTCGATCACCGGACGCATGCGCCTCGATCCCGAGGCGCTGTCGGCGCGCGCCCGCCAGCTGCACGTGACCAGCGGCTCCCCGTCCGCAGCGCATGGCCACTAG
- a CDS encoding FixH family protein, translated as MKRGLQWPIGIALVLILSAGSNIWVALVASHDEAFAVEPDYYQKAVHFDDEMALRAESARLGWHVTPALALGEPGRVGTLEAVVTDSSGTTISGASVQVLAMHNARASRQLTATLADAGDGRYRTSLDAVRPGEWELRFLVTRGTDRFAVRSRVDAAPPSAK; from the coding sequence ATGAAGCGCGGACTGCAGTGGCCGATCGGGATCGCGCTCGTGCTGATTCTCTCTGCCGGGAGCAACATCTGGGTCGCGCTGGTCGCGAGCCACGACGAGGCATTCGCCGTGGAGCCCGACTACTACCAGAAGGCCGTGCACTTCGACGACGAGATGGCGCTGCGTGCCGAGAGCGCGCGACTGGGGTGGCACGTGACCCCGGCGCTGGCGCTTGGTGAACCCGGGCGCGTGGGGACGCTGGAAGCCGTCGTCACCGACTCGTCAGGCACGACGATCAGCGGTGCCTCGGTGCAGGTGCTGGCGATGCACAACGCCCGCGCGTCGCGCCAACTCACCGCCACGCTCGCCGATGCAGGCGACGGGCGCTATCGCACGTCGCTCGATGCCGTGCGCCCAGGCGAGTGGGAATTGCGCTTCCTGGTCACGCGCGGGACCGATCGGTTTGCCGTCCGGTCGCGAGTCGACGCGGCCCCCCCGTCCGCGAAGTAG
- the ccoG gene encoding cytochrome c oxidase accessory protein CcoG: MSSSIAPRAQGRVLPTMNEDGSRRWIRPKPSDGAWWSRRRIVAYVLMVVYLAIPHIDINGKPSIWLNAVRREFTFFGYTFLATDTLLFMLLLGTLVLLVFTFTALFGRVWCGWGCPQTVWMEFVFRPLERLIEGGRSGSMAIDRSGSHFNPRRLLKYAVYFVIALVLAHTFLAYFVGVDQLKVWVTRSPVEHPSSFAIMAVTTVLVFLDFAYFREQTCTIACPYGRWQSVLLDKSSLVVAYDYGRGEPRMKGTKNRAANLGDCIDCGACVVTCPTGIDIRDGLQMECIHCTQCSDACDAIMTSIGKPTGLIRYTSRDILAGGTSHLLRPRTIIYPVALALVMGTLVYQIDTKPKADITLLRSLGVPFTEESDGRVSNQVRLRIANRSESDRSYQLSIVGAEEGQVVIPVNPFPVAQGKTETLSLFVLLPRAVFATGDRMVTIKVTDGADYTGEFQYRLLGPRGEGEKVGGSHDSSGSADTRDDDKDDRKDGDSTSLDSKEKR, translated from the coding sequence GTGAGCTCCTCCATCGCCCCACGAGCGCAAGGTCGGGTGCTCCCGACGATGAACGAGGACGGATCGCGTCGCTGGATCCGTCCCAAACCCTCCGACGGCGCCTGGTGGTCGCGCCGCCGGATCGTCGCCTACGTGCTGATGGTGGTGTACCTCGCCATTCCGCACATCGACATCAATGGCAAGCCGAGCATCTGGCTGAACGCCGTCCGCCGGGAATTCACCTTTTTCGGCTACACGTTCCTGGCGACGGACACGCTGTTGTTCATGCTCCTGCTGGGCACGCTCGTGCTCCTGGTCTTCACCTTCACCGCCCTGTTCGGGCGGGTGTGGTGCGGCTGGGGGTGCCCGCAGACCGTGTGGATGGAGTTTGTCTTCAGACCGCTCGAGCGCCTGATCGAAGGCGGGCGCTCGGGTTCGATGGCGATCGACAGGAGCGGGTCGCACTTCAACCCCCGCCGCCTCCTCAAGTACGCGGTCTACTTCGTCATCGCCCTCGTGCTCGCCCATACCTTCCTCGCCTACTTCGTGGGCGTGGATCAACTCAAGGTGTGGGTGACCCGATCACCCGTCGAACACCCGTCGTCGTTCGCCATCATGGCGGTGACGACGGTGCTCGTCTTCCTCGACTTCGCGTACTTCCGCGAGCAGACCTGCACCATCGCCTGTCCGTACGGGCGCTGGCAGTCGGTCCTGCTCGACAAGTCGTCGCTCGTGGTCGCCTACGACTATGGGCGCGGCGAACCGCGCATGAAGGGGACCAAGAACCGCGCAGCCAATCTCGGCGACTGCATCGACTGCGGCGCCTGCGTGGTCACCTGCCCCACCGGGATCGACATCCGCGACGGGCTGCAGATGGAATGCATCCACTGCACGCAGTGCTCCGACGCCTGCGACGCCATCATGACGTCGATCGGCAAGCCCACGGGGCTCATTCGCTACACGTCGCGCGACATCCTCGCGGGCGGGACGAGCCACCTGCTGCGTCCGCGCACGATCATCTATCCGGTGGCCCTCGCCCTCGTGATGGGGACGCTGGTCTACCAGATCGACACGAAGCCCAAGGCGGACATCACCCTGCTCCGCTCGCTCGGCGTCCCGTTCACCGAGGAGAGCGACGGTCGCGTCTCCAACCAGGTACGCCTGCGCATCGCCAACCGAAGCGAGAGCGACCGTTCGTATCAGCTGTCGATCGTTGGCGCCGAGGAAGGCCAGGTGGTGATCCCGGTCAACCCGTTCCCGGTGGCGCAGGGGAAGACCGAGACCTTGTCGCTCTTCGTCCTCCTCCCGCGTGCGGTCTTCGCCACGGGCGATCGGATGGTGACGATCAAGGTCACCGATGGCGCCGACTACACGGGGGAATTCCAGTACCGACTCCTCGGCCCGCGTGGCGAGGGTGAAAAGGTCGGCGGCTCGCACGACTCGTCAGGCAGCGCCGACACCAGGGACGACGACAAGGACGACAGGAAGGACGGGGACTCCACCTCCCTCGACTCGAAGGAGAAGCGATGA
- a CDS encoding c-type cytochrome, giving the protein MAAPQNDKNLIEHNYDGIQEYDNPLPRWWVYLFYATIVFSVLYYFNVPGVGIGKGRIANYEADVAAWKAAHPEPDGGATPQQLAALATDPSTIATGKTVYTTNCASCHRPDGGGMIGPNLTDDAWIHGGTLSEIHKTIVEGVLAKGMPNWGKLLKPDQVNAVTVYVASLKGTNPPNPKAPEGAPAVQAAPADSAATDTATPKAQ; this is encoded by the coding sequence ATGGCCGCCCCACAAAACGACAAGAACCTGATCGAGCACAACTACGACGGGATCCAGGAGTACGACAATCCGCTCCCGCGCTGGTGGGTATACCTGTTCTACGCGACGATCGTGTTCTCGGTGCTGTACTACTTCAACGTCCCCGGCGTGGGGATCGGCAAGGGACGCATCGCCAACTACGAGGCCGACGTGGCGGCGTGGAAGGCGGCGCATCCGGAACCCGACGGTGGCGCGACGCCGCAGCAGCTGGCGGCGCTCGCGACGGACCCGTCGACGATTGCCACGGGCAAGACGGTCTACACGACCAACTGTGCGTCGTGCCACCGCCCCGACGGCGGCGGCATGATCGGCCCCAACCTGACCGACGACGCCTGGATCCACGGCGGCACGCTGTCGGAGATCCACAAGACCATCGTGGAAGGGGTGTTGGCCAAGGGGATGCCGAACTGGGGCAAACTCCTGAAGCCGGACCAGGTGAACGCGGTGACCGTGTACGTCGCCTCGCTCAAGGGGACCAACCCGCCCAACCCGAAGGCGCCCGAAGGGGCGCCGGCCGTCCAGGCGGCGCCCGCAGACTCCGCCGCCACGGACACCGCCACACCTAAAGCCCAGTAG
- a CDS encoding cbb3-type cytochrome c oxidase subunit 3: MSLTELMSGANLDGYAQISLILFLVAFGLVLWRIFSPRFNETYQKAARMPLDDETPQTPRKRGE; this comes from the coding sequence ATGAGTCTCACCGAATTGATGAGCGGGGCCAACCTGGACGGCTACGCCCAGATCTCGCTCATCCTCTTCCTCGTGGCCTTCGGTCTCGTGCTGTGGCGGATCTTCTCGCCGCGCTTCAATGAGACCTACCAGAAGGCTGCCCGCATGCCGCTCGACGACGAGACTCCCCAAACGCCGCGTAAGCGCGGAGAGTGA